The Halichoerus grypus chromosome 9, mHalGry1.hap1.1, whole genome shotgun sequence genome has a window encoding:
- the H2AC6 gene encoding histone H2A type 1-C, translated as MSGRGKQGGKARAKAKSRSSRAGLQFPVGRVHRLLRKGNYAERVGAGAPVYLAAVLEYLTAEILELAGNAARDNKKTRIIPRHLQLAIRNDEELNKLLGRVTIAQGGVLPNIQAVLLPKKTESHHKAKGK; from the coding sequence ATGTCCGGACGCGGCAAGCAAGGCGGCAAAGCTCGGGCCAAGGCCAAGTCCCGCTCTTCTCGCGCTGGCCTGCAGTTCCCGGTGGGCCGCGTGCACCGCCTGCTCCGCAAGGGCAACTACGCCGAGCGGGTGGGCGCCGGCGCGCCCGTGTACCTGGCGGCCGTGCTGGAGTACCTGACGGCCGAGATCCTGGAGCTGGCGGGCAACGCGGCGCGCGACAACAAGAAGACGCGCATCATCCCGCGCCACCTGCAGCTGGCCATCCGCAACGACGAGGAGCTCAACAAGCTGCTGGGCCGCGTCACCATCGCGCAGGGCGGCGTCCTGCCCAACATCCAGGCCGTGCTGCTGCCCAAGAAGACCGAGAGCCACCACAAGGCCAAGGGAAAGTGA
- the H1-4 gene encoding histone H1.4 codes for MSETAPAAPAAPAPAEKTPVKKKARKSAGAAKRKASGPPVSELITKAVAASKERSGVSLAALKKALAAAGYDVEKNNSRIKLGLKSLVSKGTLVQTKGTGASGSFKLNKKAASGEAKPKAKKAGAAKPKRATGAAKKPKKAAGASTPKKSAKKTPKKAKKPAAAAGAKKAKSPKKAKAAKPKKAPKSPAKAKAVKPKAAKPKTAKPKAAKPKKAAAKKK; via the coding sequence ATGTCCGAGACTGCGCCCGCCGCGCCCGCAGCTCCGGCCCCTGCCGAGAAGACGCCCGTGAAAAAGAAGGCCCGCAAGTCGGCAGGTGCCGCCAAGCGCAAGGCGTCCGGGCCCCCGGTGTCCGAGCTCATCACCAAGGCCGTGGCCGCCTCCAAGGAGCGCAGCGGCGTGTCCCTGGCCGCGCTCAAGAAGGCGCTCGCGGCCGCCGGCTACGACGTGGAGAAGAACAACAGCCGCATCAAGCTGGGCCTCAAGAGCCTGGTGAGCAAGGGCACCCTGGTGCAGACCAAGGGCACCGGCGCCTCGGGCTCCTTCAAGCTCAACAAGAAGGCGGCCTCCGGGGAAGCCAAGCCCAAAGCCAAGAAGGCGGGCGCGGCCAAGCCCAAGAGGGCGACCGGGGCGGCCAAGAAACCCAAGAAGGCCGCGGGGGCGAGCACCCCCAAGAAGAGCGCCAAGAAGACCCCAAAGAAAGCGAAGAAGCCCGCGGCGGCTGCAGGAGCCAAAAAGGCTAAGAGCCCGAAAAAAGCGAAAGCAGCCAAGCCCAAGAAGGCGCCCAAGAGCCCTGCGAAGGCCAAAGCGGTGAAACCTAAGGCGGCCAAGCCAAAGACCGCTAAGCCCAAGGCAGCCAAGCCAAAGAAGGCGGCAGCTAAGAAGAAATAA
- the LOC118548419 gene encoding histone H2B type 1-M: MPEPTKSAPAPKKGSKKAVTKAQKKDGKKRKRSRKESYSVYVYKVLKQVHPDTGISSKAMGIMNSFVNDIFERIAGEASRLAHYNKRSTITSREIQTAVRLLLPGELAKHAVSEGTKAVTKYTSSK; this comes from the coding sequence ATGCCTGAACCCACGAAGTCGGCCCCGGCCCCGAAGAAGGGCTCCAAGAAGGCGGTGACCAAGGCGCAGAAGAAGGACGGCAAGAAGCGCAAGCGCAGCCGCAAGGAGAGCTACTCGGTGTACGTGTACAAGGTGCTGAAGCAGGTGCACCCCGACACGGGCATCTCGTCCAAGGCCATGGGCATCATGAACTCGTTCGTCAAcgacatcttcgagcgcatcgcGGGCGAGGCGTCCCGCCTGGCGCATTACAACAAGCGCTCGACCATCACGTCGCGGGAGATCCAGACGgccgtgcgcctgctgctgcccggggagcTGGCCAAGCACGCCGTGTCCGAGGGCACCAAGGCCGTCACCAAGTACACCAGCTCCAAGTGA
- the H2BC4 gene encoding histone H2B type 1-C/E/F/G/I: MPEPAKSAPAPKKGSKKAVTKAQKKDGKKRKRSRKESYSVYVYKVLKQVHPDTGISSKAMGIMNSFVNDIFERIAGEASRLAHYNKRSTITSREIQTAVRLLLPGELAKHAVSEGTKAVTKYTSSK, from the coding sequence ATGCCTGAACCCGCCAAGTCGGCCCCGGCCCCGAAGAAGGGCTCCAAGAAGGCGGTGACCAAGGCGCAGAAGAAGGACGGCAAGAAGCGCAAGCGCAGCCGCAAGGAGAGCTACTCGGTGTACGTGTACAAGGTGCTGAAGCAGGTGCACCCCGACACGGGCATCTCGTCCAAGGCCATGGGCATCATGAACTCGTTCGTCAAcgacatcttcgagcgcatcgcGGGCGAGGCGTCCCGCCTGGCGCATTACAACAAGCGCTCGACCATCACGTCGCGGGAGATCCAGACGgccgtgcgcctgctgctgcccggggagcTGGCCAAGCACGCCGTGTCCGAGGGCACCAAGGCCGTCACCAAGTACACCAGCTCCAAGTAA